Proteins co-encoded in one Cardiocondyla obscurior isolate alpha-2009 linkage group LG24, Cobs3.1, whole genome shotgun sequence genomic window:
- the Pdk1 gene encoding 3-phosphoinositide-dependent protein kinase 1 isoform X2 gives MSPPTNDVNNGVVASPSTLAPRVPPTTNPSLTNPPTHKRTPKDFIFGKVIGEGSFSTVYLAKDIHTSKEYAIKVCDKSHIIKQKKTEYVKREKEVLNMLADAKHSFVRLFCTFQDAERLYFVMSYAKNGELLPHINKVGSFDIECTKFYSAEILRGLEYLHGLGIIHRDLKPENILLDEKMHVLITDFGCAKILKDDPETTADAQQQPRFRERIGSFVGTAQYVSPELLTNNRVSRASDLWALGCLVYQMVAGLPPFRSRSEYLMFQKILKLEYEFPDGFCELAKSFVTQLLVLEPTQRLGALDEHGAGYPSIRAHPFFKGVDFETLHEQTPPPIYPYLPGTSEHEELRSQYRVPDNLEPGLDQKQLTRLLWLGTEEMDDDNDTTAAEQRAVNAFFNEIIAATDKPLRRTNNRLDSSTNIANLTPEQIKMRLEKQRTTNQWHSFVEGNLILKQGFVNKRKGLFARRRMLLLTTGPHLYYVDPFNNVLKGEIPWSPELRVEPKNFKIFFVHTPNRTYYLEDPEGFALEWCRAIEETRVHCYGVEMTTA, from the exons ATGTCTCCACCGACGAACGACGTGAACAACGGTGTGGTAGCGTCTCCCAGCACCCTGGCGCCTCGGGTTCCACCGACCACGAACCCGTCCCTCACCAACCCACCGACGCACAAGCGTACCCCGAAGGACTTCATCTTCGGCAAGGTGATCGGCGAAGGAAGCTTTTCCACC GTTTATCTTGCCAAGGATATCCATACCAGCAAGGAGTACGCGATCAAGGTGTGCGATAAGAGTCACATAATCAAGCAGAAAAAGACCGAGTACGTGAAGCGCGAGAAGGAGGTGTTGAACATGCTCGCGGATGCCAAGCATTCGTTCGTGCGCCTGTTCTGCACCTTCCAAGACGCGGAGAGACTATACTTTGTCATGTCGTACGCCAAGAACGGCGAGCTCCTGCCTCACATCAACAAGGTGGGCTCTTTCGACATCGAATGCACCAAGTTCTACTCGGCCGAGATCTTACGCGGTCTCGAGTACTTGCATGGGCTCGGTATCATTCATCGTGACCTCAAGCCGGAGAACATCTTGTTGGACGAGAAGATGCACGTGCTCATCACCGACTTTGGCTGCGCCAAGATTCTCAAGGACGACCCGGAGACGACCGCGGACGCTCAGCAGCAGCCGCGTTTTAGAGAACGCATCGGCTCCTTCGTCGGCACCGCTCAATACGTGTCACCAGAGCTATTAACCAACAACAGAGTGAGCAGAGCGTCCGACCTATGGGCTTTGGGTTGCCTTGTTTATCAAATGGTTGCCGGCCTTCCTCCTTTCCGCTCGAGAAGCGAGTACCTAATGTTCCAGAAGATCTTGAAACTCGAGTACGAATTTCCGGACGGCTTCTGTGAGCTGGCCAAATCGTTTGTTACTCAACTTCTCGTTTTGGAGCCGACGCAACGACTAGGCGCTCTGGATGAGCACGGCGCTGGTTACCCCAGCATCCGGGCGCATCCCTTCTTCAAGGGCGTTGATTTCGAGACCCTTCACGAGCAAACACCGCCGCCAATTTATCCGTATCTACCTGGCACGTCAGAACATGAAGAGCTAAGGTCGCAATACAGGGTACCCGACAATCTTGAGCCCGGCTTGGACCAGAAGCAGCTCACCAGGCTTCTCTGGTTGGGCACGGAAGAGATggacgacgacaacgatacCACCGCCGCAGAGCAACGCGCTGTTAACGCGTTTTTTAATGAGATTATCGCTGCCACTGACAAGCCATTGAGAAGGACTAACAACAGACTCGACAGCAGTACTAACATTGCCAATTTGACGCCAGAGCAAATCAAAATGAGACTAGAAAAGCAACGCACCACGAACCAGTGGCATTCTTTTGTCGAAGGCAATCTCATATTGAAACAAGGATTTGTTAACAAGAGGAAGGGCCTGTTCGCCAGGCGAAGAATGCTCCTTCTTACCACCGGACCGCACCTATACTACGTCGATCCTTTCAATAATGTGCTCAAGGGTGAGATACCCTGGAGTCCAGAACTGAGGGTCGAGCCAAAGAACTTCAAAATCTTCTTCGTCCACACG CCAAACAGGACGTACTACCTCGAAGATCCTGAAGGATTCGCATTGGAGTGGTGCAGAGCAATCGAGGAGACGCGAGTTCATTGCTACGGCGTGGAAATGACCACTGCTTAA
- the Pdk1 gene encoding 3-phosphoinositide-dependent protein kinase 1 isoform X1 — protein sequence MIHAAYAIYYAARVANQALTVSPQPAVTVEGPVSKMSPPTNDVNNGVVASPSTLAPRVPPTTNPSLTNPPTHKRTPKDFIFGKVIGEGSFSTVYLAKDIHTSKEYAIKVCDKSHIIKQKKTEYVKREKEVLNMLADAKHSFVRLFCTFQDAERLYFVMSYAKNGELLPHINKVGSFDIECTKFYSAEILRGLEYLHGLGIIHRDLKPENILLDEKMHVLITDFGCAKILKDDPETTADAQQQPRFRERIGSFVGTAQYVSPELLTNNRVSRASDLWALGCLVYQMVAGLPPFRSRSEYLMFQKILKLEYEFPDGFCELAKSFVTQLLVLEPTQRLGALDEHGAGYPSIRAHPFFKGVDFETLHEQTPPPIYPYLPGTSEHEELRSQYRVPDNLEPGLDQKQLTRLLWLGTEEMDDDNDTTAAEQRAVNAFFNEIIAATDKPLRRTNNRLDSSTNIANLTPEQIKMRLEKQRTTNQWHSFVEGNLILKQGFVNKRKGLFARRRMLLLTTGPHLYYVDPFNNVLKGEIPWSPELRVEPKNFKIFFVHTPNRTYYLEDPEGFALEWCRAIEETRVHCYGVEMTTA from the exons CGTGTGGCGAACCAGGCGCTTACCGTTTCGCCACAGCCGGCAGTAACGGTGGAGGGGCCGGTGTCCAAAATGTCTCCACCGACGAACGACGTGAACAACGGTGTGGTAGCGTCTCCCAGCACCCTGGCGCCTCGGGTTCCACCGACCACGAACCCGTCCCTCACCAACCCACCGACGCACAAGCGTACCCCGAAGGACTTCATCTTCGGCAAGGTGATCGGCGAAGGAAGCTTTTCCACC GTTTATCTTGCCAAGGATATCCATACCAGCAAGGAGTACGCGATCAAGGTGTGCGATAAGAGTCACATAATCAAGCAGAAAAAGACCGAGTACGTGAAGCGCGAGAAGGAGGTGTTGAACATGCTCGCGGATGCCAAGCATTCGTTCGTGCGCCTGTTCTGCACCTTCCAAGACGCGGAGAGACTATACTTTGTCATGTCGTACGCCAAGAACGGCGAGCTCCTGCCTCACATCAACAAGGTGGGCTCTTTCGACATCGAATGCACCAAGTTCTACTCGGCCGAGATCTTACGCGGTCTCGAGTACTTGCATGGGCTCGGTATCATTCATCGTGACCTCAAGCCGGAGAACATCTTGTTGGACGAGAAGATGCACGTGCTCATCACCGACTTTGGCTGCGCCAAGATTCTCAAGGACGACCCGGAGACGACCGCGGACGCTCAGCAGCAGCCGCGTTTTAGAGAACGCATCGGCTCCTTCGTCGGCACCGCTCAATACGTGTCACCAGAGCTATTAACCAACAACAGAGTGAGCAGAGCGTCCGACCTATGGGCTTTGGGTTGCCTTGTTTATCAAATGGTTGCCGGCCTTCCTCCTTTCCGCTCGAGAAGCGAGTACCTAATGTTCCAGAAGATCTTGAAACTCGAGTACGAATTTCCGGACGGCTTCTGTGAGCTGGCCAAATCGTTTGTTACTCAACTTCTCGTTTTGGAGCCGACGCAACGACTAGGCGCTCTGGATGAGCACGGCGCTGGTTACCCCAGCATCCGGGCGCATCCCTTCTTCAAGGGCGTTGATTTCGAGACCCTTCACGAGCAAACACCGCCGCCAATTTATCCGTATCTACCTGGCACGTCAGAACATGAAGAGCTAAGGTCGCAATACAGGGTACCCGACAATCTTGAGCCCGGCTTGGACCAGAAGCAGCTCACCAGGCTTCTCTGGTTGGGCACGGAAGAGATggacgacgacaacgatacCACCGCCGCAGAGCAACGCGCTGTTAACGCGTTTTTTAATGAGATTATCGCTGCCACTGACAAGCCATTGAGAAGGACTAACAACAGACTCGACAGCAGTACTAACATTGCCAATTTGACGCCAGAGCAAATCAAAATGAGACTAGAAAAGCAACGCACCACGAACCAGTGGCATTCTTTTGTCGAAGGCAATCTCATATTGAAACAAGGATTTGTTAACAAGAGGAAGGGCCTGTTCGCCAGGCGAAGAATGCTCCTTCTTACCACCGGACCGCACCTATACTACGTCGATCCTTTCAATAATGTGCTCAAGGGTGAGATACCCTGGAGTCCAGAACTGAGGGTCGAGCCAAAGAACTTCAAAATCTTCTTCGTCCACACG CCAAACAGGACGTACTACCTCGAAGATCCTGAAGGATTCGCATTGGAGTGGTGCAGAGCAATCGAGGAGACGCGAGTTCATTGCTACGGCGTGGAAATGACCACTGCTTAA